A DNA window from Vespula vulgaris chromosome 18, iyVesVulg1.1, whole genome shotgun sequence contains the following coding sequences:
- the LOC127070450 gene encoding facilitated trehalose transporter Tret1-like isoform X1, translating into MEETGMLNGAPVRQDSKKLWQYFTTISVCLLAVGVGTAMAWTAPVLPLLYEPDNWLVITKDEGSWVGSLLALGAMLGALPSGKMADKLGRKKSLMLLAAPFLISWAIIIVASSAWMLYVARLIVGTSVGASCVLVPTYISEVAETSTRGTLGAFFQLFLTAGILLVNALGSIVSYTTLAIICALVEVAFLATFFWMPESPQWLINMERRSEAEMAMKVLRGDSYNPNEEMTIIESAKEEASSKKSSFLDIFRTVGSRRAFICSCGGMLFQQLSGVNAVIFNTLEIFQAAGSSLPSEVAAIIVSLVQVVMSGAAAAIVDRAGRKPLLMFSSGLLAICLLALGIYFKKKDDGDDVSSLGWLPLASLTLFMVAFSVGLGPVPWMLTSELFTAELKGIVSSVAVTLNWFLVFCVTKLFPAMTEKLGMGGTFWFFAVIMVVATVLTYFVLPETKGKSIREIQDELNGV; encoded by the exons TCTGCTTATTGGCTGTCGGTGTTGGAACAGCTATGGCATGGACGGCACCGGTATTGCCTCTTCTCTACGAACCTGACAATTGGTTGGTGATAACGAAGGACGAAGGCTCGTGGGTTGGTTCGTTGTTAGCATTGGGAGCTATGTTGGGTGCTTTACCATCCGGCAAAATGGCAGACAAATTGGGTCGAAAAAAGTCCCTCATGTTGTTGGCCGCACCCTTTCTAATATCTTGGGCGATAATCATCGTAGCCTCTAGCGCTTGGATGCTCTATGTAGCCAGGCTGATCGTTGGTACTAGCGTCGGTGCATCTTGCGTTTTGGTACCCACTTACATCTCCGAAGTCGCTGAGACGTCGACCAGAGGCACTCTCGGTGCTTTCTTCCAATTATTTCTTACAGCTGGCATATTATTGGTCAATGCATTAGGCTCTATCGTCAGTTACACGACTCTGGCGATAATCTGTGCGCTCGTCGAAGTTGCATTCTTGGCGACATTCTTTTGGATGCCTGAGTCACCACAATGGCTCATC AATATGGAAAGAAGATCAGAAGCCGAAATGGCGATGAAAGTACTTCGCGGTGACTCTTACAATCCCAACGAAGAGATGACGATTATAGAAAGCGCAAAGGAAGAAGCATCGTCCAAAAAATCTTCCTTCCTCGATATCTTTCGTACGGTCGGATCTAGAAGAGCTTTCATATGTTCTTGCGGCGGTATGCTCTTCCAACAACTTTCCGGAGTAAACGCCGTTATTTTCAACACTTTGGAAATCTTTCAAGCGGCTGGAAGTTCTTTACCTTCCGAAGTAGCCGCGATAATCGTTTCATTGGTTCag GTGGTAATGTCCGGTGCAGCGGCGGCGATCGTGGACCGAGCTGGTAGGAAACCATTGCTCATGTTCTCTTCCGGATTATTAGCTATTTGTCTCTTAGCATTAGgcatttatttcaaaaagaagGACGATGGCGATGACGTCAGCTCGTTAGGTTGGCTACCACTGGCTTCTCTGACTCTTTTCATGGTTGCCTTTTCCGTTGG GTTGGGCCCAGTGCCTTGGATGCTGACCAGCGAATTGTTCACTGCCGAGTTGAAAGGGATCGTCTCTAGTGTCGCCGTTACGCTAAATTGGTTCTTGGTCTTTTGTGTGACAAAACTTTTCCCAGCCATGACAGAAAAGCTGGGCATGGGTGGTACCTTTTGGTTCTTTGCAGTAATCATGGTGGTCGCAACCGTCCTCACTTACTTCGTATTGCCAGAAACAAAAGGGAAATCGATCAGAGAAATTCAAGACGAATTGAATGGCGTTTGA
- the LOC127070450 gene encoding facilitated trehalose transporter Tret1-like isoform X2: MAWTAPVLPLLYEPDNWLVITKDEGSWVGSLLALGAMLGALPSGKMADKLGRKKSLMLLAAPFLISWAIIIVASSAWMLYVARLIVGTSVGASCVLVPTYISEVAETSTRGTLGAFFQLFLTAGILLVNALGSIVSYTTLAIICALVEVAFLATFFWMPESPQWLINMERRSEAEMAMKVLRGDSYNPNEEMTIIESAKEEASSKKSSFLDIFRTVGSRRAFICSCGGMLFQQLSGVNAVIFNTLEIFQAAGSSLPSEVAAIIVSLVQVVMSGAAAAIVDRAGRKPLLMFSSGLLAICLLALGIYFKKKDDGDDVSSLGWLPLASLTLFMVAFSVGLGPVPWMLTSELFTAELKGIVSSVAVTLNWFLVFCVTKLFPAMTEKLGMGGTFWFFAVIMVVATVLTYFVLPETKGKSIREIQDELNGV; this comes from the exons ATGGCATGGACGGCACCGGTATTGCCTCTTCTCTACGAACCTGACAATTGGTTGGTGATAACGAAGGACGAAGGCTCGTGGGTTGGTTCGTTGTTAGCATTGGGAGCTATGTTGGGTGCTTTACCATCCGGCAAAATGGCAGACAAATTGGGTCGAAAAAAGTCCCTCATGTTGTTGGCCGCACCCTTTCTAATATCTTGGGCGATAATCATCGTAGCCTCTAGCGCTTGGATGCTCTATGTAGCCAGGCTGATCGTTGGTACTAGCGTCGGTGCATCTTGCGTTTTGGTACCCACTTACATCTCCGAAGTCGCTGAGACGTCGACCAGAGGCACTCTCGGTGCTTTCTTCCAATTATTTCTTACAGCTGGCATATTATTGGTCAATGCATTAGGCTCTATCGTCAGTTACACGACTCTGGCGATAATCTGTGCGCTCGTCGAAGTTGCATTCTTGGCGACATTCTTTTGGATGCCTGAGTCACCACAATGGCTCATC AATATGGAAAGAAGATCAGAAGCCGAAATGGCGATGAAAGTACTTCGCGGTGACTCTTACAATCCCAACGAAGAGATGACGATTATAGAAAGCGCAAAGGAAGAAGCATCGTCCAAAAAATCTTCCTTCCTCGATATCTTTCGTACGGTCGGATCTAGAAGAGCTTTCATATGTTCTTGCGGCGGTATGCTCTTCCAACAACTTTCCGGAGTAAACGCCGTTATTTTCAACACTTTGGAAATCTTTCAAGCGGCTGGAAGTTCTTTACCTTCCGAAGTAGCCGCGATAATCGTTTCATTGGTTCag GTGGTAATGTCCGGTGCAGCGGCGGCGATCGTGGACCGAGCTGGTAGGAAACCATTGCTCATGTTCTCTTCCGGATTATTAGCTATTTGTCTCTTAGCATTAGgcatttatttcaaaaagaagGACGATGGCGATGACGTCAGCTCGTTAGGTTGGCTACCACTGGCTTCTCTGACTCTTTTCATGGTTGCCTTTTCCGTTGG GTTGGGCCCAGTGCCTTGGATGCTGACCAGCGAATTGTTCACTGCCGAGTTGAAAGGGATCGTCTCTAGTGTCGCCGTTACGCTAAATTGGTTCTTGGTCTTTTGTGTGACAAAACTTTTCCCAGCCATGACAGAAAAGCTGGGCATGGGTGGTACCTTTTGGTTCTTTGCAGTAATCATGGTGGTCGCAACCGTCCTCACTTACTTCGTATTGCCAGAAACAAAAGGGAAATCGATCAGAGAAATTCAAGACGAATTGAATGGCGTTTGA